A genomic region of Synechococcales cyanobacterium CNB contains the following coding sequences:
- a CDS encoding ATP-binding cassette domain-containing protein, translating into MPEPSPEPVISCRGVSKRFDGRTVLESFDLDVYPGETMVIMGGSGSGKSTSLRLMIGSFRPEEGSIWMFGRDVATLDPEEMNEVRKKFGILFQSGALFNSMTIAENVALPLREHTDLDPDIIDIQVQIKLELVGLREHADKYPAQISGGMKKRAGLARALALDPRILFYDEPSAGLDPVTSAQIDQLIVALSKQLGVTSVVVTHEMDSAFTIADRMAMLDKGRILRVERREWFERLREVPREQARDLPENERLIRQFLRGDPEGPITSRRDETAFQAALFGDDL; encoded by the coding sequence GTGCCCGAACCGTCTCCCGAGCCGGTGATCTCCTGCCGCGGCGTCAGCAAGCGCTTCGACGGCCGGACGGTCCTCGAGTCCTTCGACCTGGACGTCTACCCGGGCGAGACGATGGTCATCATGGGCGGCTCCGGCTCGGGCAAGAGCACGTCGCTGCGCCTGATGATCGGCTCCTTCCGCCCCGAGGAGGGGAGCATCTGGATGTTCGGGCGCGACGTCGCCACGCTCGACCCCGAGGAGATGAACGAGGTCCGCAAGAAGTTCGGCATCCTGTTCCAATCCGGCGCGCTCTTCAACTCCATGACGATCGCGGAGAACGTCGCCCTGCCGCTGCGCGAGCACACCGACCTCGACCCGGACATCATCGACATCCAGGTGCAGATCAAGCTCGAACTCGTCGGCCTGCGCGAGCACGCGGACAAGTACCCCGCCCAGATCTCCGGGGGCATGAAGAAGCGGGCCGGCCTCGCCCGCGCCCTCGCCCTCGACCCGCGCATCCTCTTCTACGACGAGCCGAGCGCAGGCCTCGACCCCGTCACCAGCGCGCAGATCGACCAGCTGATCGTCGCCCTCTCGAAGCAACTCGGCGTCACCAGCGTCGTCGTCACGCACGAGATGGATTCGGCGTTCACGATTGCCGACCGGATGGCGATGCTGGACAAGGGGCGGATTCTCCGGGTCGAGCGGCGCGAGTGGTTCGAGCGCCTGCGCGAAGTGCCGCGCGAGCAGGCCCGCGACCTCCCCGAGAACGAACGGCTCATCCGCCAGTTCCTGCGGGGTGACCCGGAGGGACCGATCACCAGCCGGCGCGACGAGACGGCGTTCCAGGCCGCCCTGTTCGGAGACGACCTCTGA
- the pcaF gene encoding 3-oxoadipyl-CoA thiolase, whose protein sequence is MHAALLCDAVRTPIGRYGGALSTVRTDDLAAIPLDAILRRNPGLDRSAIDDVVLGCTNQAGEDNRNVARMALLLAGLPPSVPGVTVNRLCGSGMEAVAACARAIACAEADLAIAGGVESMSRAPFVLAKAASPFAREAELHDTTIGWRFVNPRMREAYGTDSMPETAERLAEMHAISREDQDAFALRSQQKTAAAQASGSLAAEIVPVRVPGPKGEATEVSTDEHPRRTSADALARLRPIVRPGGTVTAGNASGVNDGAAALLVASEYAASRHGLRARARILGAASAGVEPRVMGIGPVPATRRLLDRLGLRLDDFDLIELNEAFAAQALACTRALGLADDDPRVNPQGGAIALGHPLGMSGARLVATAMHQLERSGLRRALCTMCIGVGQGIAMALERAG, encoded by the coding sequence ATGCACGCGGCACTCCTGTGCGACGCGGTCCGCACGCCCATCGGCCGCTACGGCGGCGCGCTCTCGACCGTGCGGACGGACGACCTGGCCGCCATCCCCCTCGATGCGATCCTGCGCCGAAACCCGGGCCTTGACCGGTCGGCGATCGACGACGTCGTGCTCGGATGCACCAACCAGGCCGGCGAGGACAACCGCAACGTCGCTCGCATGGCGCTTCTGCTCGCCGGCCTGCCCCCGAGCGTCCCCGGCGTCACCGTGAACCGGCTCTGCGGCTCGGGCATGGAGGCCGTCGCGGCCTGCGCCCGCGCCATCGCGTGCGCCGAGGCGGACCTGGCCATCGCGGGCGGCGTCGAGAGCATGTCGCGCGCGCCGTTCGTCCTCGCCAAGGCCGCGTCGCCCTTCGCACGCGAGGCGGAACTGCACGACACCACCATCGGCTGGCGGTTCGTCAACCCGCGGATGCGCGAGGCGTACGGCACGGACTCGATGCCCGAGACCGCCGAGCGCCTCGCCGAGATGCACGCCATCTCGCGCGAGGATCAGGACGCCTTCGCCCTGCGGAGTCAGCAGAAAACCGCCGCCGCGCAGGCGAGCGGTTCGCTCGCGGCGGAGATCGTGCCGGTGCGCGTGCCGGGGCCGAAGGGCGAGGCGACGGAGGTCTCGACGGACGAGCACCCCCGCCGCACCTCGGCCGATGCGCTGGCGAGACTGAGACCGATCGTGCGCCCGGGCGGGACCGTCACCGCCGGCAACGCCTCGGGCGTGAACGACGGCGCGGCCGCGCTGCTCGTGGCGTCGGAATACGCGGCGTCGCGCCACGGCCTGCGGGCGCGGGCGCGCATCCTCGGGGCGGCGTCGGCGGGCGTCGAGCCGCGCGTGATGGGCATCGGGCCGGTCCCCGCCACGCGCCGGCTGCTGGATCGGCTCGGGCTGCGGCTCGACGACTTCGACCTGATCGAACTCAACGAGGCGTTCGCCGCCCAGGCGCTGGCGTGCACCCGAGCACTGGGCCTGGCCGACGACGACCCGCGCGTCAACCCGCAGGGGGGGGCGATCGCCCTCGGGCACCCGCTGGGCATGAGCGGGGCGCGGCTGGTCGCGACGGCGATGCACCAACTGGAGCGCAGCGGCCTGCGCCGCGCCCTGTGCACCATGTGCATCGGTGTCGGGCAGGGGATCGCAATGGCGCTCGAGCGCGCGGGGTAG
- the nuoF gene encoding NADH-quinone oxidoreductase subunit NuoF: protein MERHRLPLVLSGRRGTHHQSQPRPDRIRKAHCNLPTVRRRRQCCHRNPLRPAPSPPDSHRSAPYHPPQPRPRRPAAAQESPVGKTKYDGTLRHILCRRIPTPPFGRFEDRHVVRYDEYVRTGGYEALRKALAMKPEAVTDEVKKSMLRGRGGAGFPTGLKWTFLPKVEPGTDPGPRYLAVNADESEPGTFKDRLLMDYDPHLMLEGIAICCYACHLSTAYIFIRGEYHHQAMVVEEAIREAYANGIFGDKGLINSPANTGGERFVVDCHLHRGAGAYICGEETGLLEAIEGKRGWPRIKPPFPAVKGLFGRPTIINNVETLAHLPFILAEGAHAFMAQGVESTVGGPPSYGTKLMGVSGHVNRPGCYEFELGIPLRTLVEEHCGGIRNGKKYKAAIPGGVSMGILDSDQYDAELDFDIGRKHNVLGLGTACPTVFDEDTDMVAVARNIARFFKHESCGQCTPCREGSGWLYQLLCRIEEGHAKTRDLDLALEIATSMGTMPGTTICGLADGNNWAVRTIMNKFRDEFERRVERTAVPVKMTIGAGAKG from the coding sequence ATGGAGCGGCACCGCCTGCCACTGGTACTGAGCGGCCGTCGCGGAACCCACCACCAGAGCCAGCCCCGTCCCGATCGCATTCGAAAAGCGCACTGCAACCTCCCGACTGTGCGTCGCCGTCGGCAATGCTGCCACAGGAACCCGCTAAGACCAGCGCCTTCCCCACCCGATTCGCACCGTTCCGCCCCCTACCATCCTCCCCAACCCCGTCCCCGCCGCCCCGCGGCCGCGCAGGAGTCCCCCGTGGGCAAGACGAAGTACGACGGCACACTCCGACACATCCTCTGCCGGCGCATCCCCACGCCGCCCTTCGGGCGCTTCGAGGACCGCCACGTCGTCCGCTACGACGAGTACGTCCGCACCGGCGGCTACGAGGCCCTCCGCAAGGCACTCGCCATGAAGCCCGAGGCCGTCACCGACGAGGTCAAGAAGTCCATGCTCCGCGGCCGCGGCGGCGCGGGCTTCCCGACCGGCCTCAAGTGGACCTTCCTCCCCAAGGTCGAGCCGGGCACGGACCCCGGCCCACGCTACCTGGCGGTGAACGCCGACGAGAGCGAGCCGGGCACCTTCAAGGACCGCCTCTTGATGGACTACGACCCGCACCTCATGCTCGAGGGCATCGCCATCTGCTGCTACGCCTGCCACCTCAGCACCGCCTACATCTTCATCCGCGGCGAGTACCACCACCAGGCCATGGTCGTCGAGGAGGCCATCCGCGAGGCCTACGCCAACGGCATCTTCGGCGACAAGGGACTCATCAACTCCCCGGCCAACACCGGCGGCGAACGCTTCGTCGTCGACTGCCATCTCCACCGCGGCGCGGGCGCGTACATCTGCGGCGAAGAGACCGGCCTGCTCGAAGCCATCGAGGGCAAACGCGGCTGGCCGCGGATCAAGCCGCCCTTCCCGGCCGTCAAGGGCCTCTTCGGCCGACCCACCATCATCAACAACGTCGAGACCCTCGCCCACCTGCCCTTCATCCTCGCCGAGGGTGCGCACGCCTTCATGGCCCAGGGTGTCGAGAGCACCGTCGGCGGGCCGCCCAGCTACGGCACCAAGCTCATGGGCGTCAGCGGCCACGTCAACCGGCCCGGCTGCTACGAGTTCGAACTCGGCATCCCCCTGCGCACGCTCGTCGAGGAGCACTGCGGCGGCATCCGCAACGGCAAGAAGTACAAGGCCGCCATTCCCGGCGGCGTCAGCATGGGCATCCTCGACTCAGACCAGTACGACGCCGAACTCGACTTCGACATCGGACGAAAGCACAACGTCCTCGGCCTCGGCACCGCCTGCCCCACCGTCTTCGACGAGGACACCGACATGGTCGCCGTCGCACGCAACATCGCACGCTTCTTCAAGCACGAGTCCTGCGGCCAGTGCACGCCCTGCCGCGAGGGCAGCGGCTGGCTCTACCAACTCCTCTGCCGAATCGAGGAGGGACACGCCAAGACCCGCGACCTCGACCTCGCCCTCGAAATCGCCACCAGCATGGGCACCATGCCCGGCACGACCATCTGCGGCCTGGCGGACGGCAACAACTGGGCCGTCCGCACCATCATGAACAAGTTCCGCGACGAGTTCGAACGCCGCGTCGAACGCACCGCCGTCCCCGTCAAGATGACCATCGGCGCGGGGGCGAAGGGGTAG
- a CDS encoding DUF4190 domain-containing protein, with translation MSQSDFNRGFSDFGPGDEMVAPERTSLLAVGSLIVSILSLIVCCVPGPGVLGVVLGVAAMPGISRSQGRVGGKGMAITGIVIGLIATLLSLFMWFGGAMAWTQAASRFDGAFSTDPSATRAMMARAYTNAFTDEDHARFLAEVESEWGAFKGTDRGLASALGRYFGEGQSLQAIQHAPPSYHSRLWPMPADFDGGRTFIIAIMVQGQNTPDGFPAFENIGVVSRDGSRIIWLIDPVVTPATPATPPATPTTPPADMPADTDEGGG, from the coding sequence ATGAGCCAGTCCGACTTCAACCGGGGATTCTCCGACTTCGGCCCGGGCGATGAGATGGTCGCTCCCGAACGCACCAGCCTGTTGGCCGTCGGATCGCTCATCGTGTCGATCCTCTCGCTGATCGTCTGCTGCGTGCCCGGCCCGGGCGTGCTGGGGGTGGTGCTGGGCGTCGCCGCGATGCCAGGCATCTCTCGCTCGCAGGGTCGCGTCGGCGGCAAGGGGATGGCGATCACCGGGATCGTCATCGGCCTCATTGCCACGCTCCTCTCGCTGTTCATGTGGTTCGGCGGCGCGATGGCGTGGACGCAGGCCGCGTCGCGCTTCGACGGCGCGTTCAGCACGGACCCGTCGGCGACCCGCGCCATGATGGCCCGCGCCTACACCAACGCCTTCACGGACGAGGATCACGCGCGCTTCCTGGCGGAGGTCGAGTCGGAGTGGGGCGCGTTCAAGGGCACCGACCGCGGCCTCGCGTCCGCGCTGGGCCGCTACTTCGGCGAGGGGCAGTCGCTCCAGGCCATCCAGCACGCCCCCCCCTCGTATCACTCTCGCCTGTGGCCGATGCCCGCCGACTTCGACGGCGGCCGCACCTTCATCATCGCCATCATGGTGCAGGGGCAGAACACGCCGGACGGGTTCCCGGCGTTCGAGAACATCGGCGTCGTCTCGCGCGACGGGTCGCGCATCATCTGGCTCATCGACCCCGTGGTCACGCCCGCGACGCCGGCAACCCCCCCCGCGACGCCTACGACTCCGCCCGCCGACATGCCGGCGGACACGGACGAGGGCGGCGGCTGA
- a CDS encoding 3-oxoacid CoA-transferase subunit A: MIDKRCSSVPEAVACVPDGAAVMIGGFGSAGSPVELIHALIDHGVRGLTVISNNAGCGRVGLAALIEAGRVERVVCSFPRSADSEVFASMYRAGRVALDLVPQGTLAERIRAGGAGIPAFYTPVSVGTPLGEGKERRTFAGGECVLEHALTADFALVKAERADRYGNLVYRKTARNFGPIMCMASRVAIAQARRVVEPGEIDPEVVVTPGVFVQRVVEVREPADESVLVREGRRYP, encoded by the coding sequence ATGATCGACAAGCGGTGCAGTTCGGTGCCCGAGGCCGTCGCCTGCGTCCCCGACGGGGCGGCGGTGATGATCGGAGGCTTCGGCAGCGCGGGCAGCCCCGTCGAACTCATCCACGCGCTGATCGACCATGGCGTCCGTGGGCTGACGGTCATCAGCAACAACGCCGGGTGCGGGCGTGTCGGCCTGGCCGCCCTGATCGAGGCCGGCCGCGTCGAGCGGGTCGTCTGCTCTTTCCCGCGCAGCGCAGACTCGGAGGTCTTCGCCTCGATGTACCGCGCAGGCCGGGTCGCGCTGGACCTCGTGCCCCAGGGGACGCTCGCCGAGCGCATTCGCGCGGGGGGGGCGGGCATCCCGGCCTTCTACACCCCCGTGAGCGTCGGCACGCCCCTGGGCGAGGGGAAGGAACGGCGTACCTTCGCCGGGGGCGAGTGCGTGCTCGAGCACGCGCTGACGGCCGACTTCGCGCTGGTCAAGGCGGAGCGCGCCGACCGCTACGGGAACCTCGTCTACCGAAAGACCGCGCGGAACTTCGGCCCCATCATGTGCATGGCGTCGCGCGTGGCGATCGCGCAGGCGCGCCGCGTCGTCGAGCCGGGCGAGATCGACCCTGAGGTCGTGGTGACCCCGGGCGTCTTCGTGCAGCGCGTGGTGGAGGTGCGGGAACCCGCGGACGAGTCCGTGCTGGTGCGCGAGGGGAGGCGCTACCCGTGA
- a CDS encoding MCE family protein → MSSRSNPRNNLIAGLFLLGGVALAVFASFVLSDVNITRTETYVLHFDLHEGATGLDRDAEVRLGGQPVGKVTKIDFDKEAGYAVEVVIKIRKDIPLFADAVVRLEVPLLGSASVVNIVSLGTPGAGPAEGPIDGRIAPPALLAQAGYGDEQRAQLQSILERLDRGTEKMMKFVEDADPDLTKNVSRIVADVRDMIRDARERWPEWSASITTTIERSNEFSTKLRDLADRAGPILDKGEAFLDSAKGAIDENRPRIDRIVENVESVTAKVNDEWIPRGTHLLDRTAAGVNCFVEIGEEAHAFVRANRPTIDGILADSRLAADQIKLATVEIRSQPWRLLHRPSTKELETQLLYDSARSYAAAVSDLRAASQALDALLASTQARPTVSAAEAEQIAGWRDQLVRAFARYAEAEQRLFEQMMQRAP, encoded by the coding sequence ATGAGTTCACGCAGCAATCCTCGCAACAACCTGATCGCGGGACTGTTCCTGCTCGGGGGCGTCGCGCTCGCGGTGTTCGCCAGCTTCGTGCTCTCGGACGTCAATATCACGCGGACCGAGACGTACGTGCTGCACTTCGACCTTCACGAGGGGGCGACAGGGCTTGACCGGGATGCGGAGGTCCGGCTGGGCGGCCAGCCGGTCGGTAAGGTGACGAAGATCGACTTTGACAAGGAGGCGGGCTACGCGGTCGAGGTCGTCATCAAGATTCGCAAGGACATCCCCCTCTTCGCCGACGCCGTCGTGCGGCTGGAAGTGCCGCTGCTCGGCTCGGCGAGCGTGGTCAACATCGTGAGCCTCGGCACGCCCGGCGCAGGCCCCGCCGAGGGGCCGATCGACGGTCGGATCGCGCCGCCCGCGCTGCTGGCGCAGGCGGGCTATGGCGACGAGCAGCGCGCGCAACTCCAGAGCATCCTCGAGCGCCTCGACAGGGGCACCGAGAAGATGATGAAGTTCGTGGAGGACGCCGACCCGGACCTGACGAAGAACGTCAGCCGGATCGTCGCCGACGTCCGCGACATGATCCGCGACGCCCGCGAGCGCTGGCCCGAGTGGAGCGCTTCCATCACCACGACCATCGAGCGCAGCAACGAGTTCAGCACCAAACTCCGCGACCTCGCCGACCGTGCCGGCCCCATCCTCGACAAGGGCGAGGCCTTCCTCGACTCCGCCAAAGGCGCGATCGACGAGAACCGCCCGCGCATCGACCGCATCGTCGAGAACGTCGAATCCGTGACGGCGAAGGTCAACGACGAGTGGATCCCCCGCGGCACGCACCTGCTCGACAGGACCGCCGCGGGAGTGAACTGCTTCGTCGAGATTGGCGAGGAGGCGCACGCATTCGTCCGCGCCAATCGTCCCACGATCGACGGCATCCTCGCCGACTCGCGCCTCGCGGCGGACCAGATCAAGCTCGCCACGGTCGAGATCCGCTCGCAGCCGTGGCGCCTGCTGCACCGCCCGAGCACGAAGGAACTCGAAACGCAGCTGCTCTACGACTCGGCCCGCTCCTACGCCGCGGCGGTCAGCGACCTGCGTGCCGCGAGCCAGGCGCTCGACGCGCTGCTCGCCTCGACGCAGGCCCGCCCGACGGTCAGCGCCGCGGAGGCCGAGCAGATCGCCGGCTGGCGGGATCAACTCGTGCGGGCCTTCGCCCGGTACGCCGAGGCCGAGCAGCGGTTGTTCGAGCAGATGATGCAGAGGGCGCCGTGA
- a CDS encoding alpha/beta hydrolase produces the protein MARVERFHHHDHRAQQRVQHQTPRPRRPCRPHPRQGRGLPRLRQRRDRREPPAHRPHRRERRIRDGEGQRRVDPPRHAPARQDRRGSELLRRDWRGGARIRPRQSSHDRRHPRRLAPRGGPDQARHGRDPLAAVAPAAPPEHEGTRNAAALRLGPLLRRGGQRPACREPGARRAARLDAGPPDGQRRGGRADRRLAGSTRAGLRPVRRGRAAVVRADDAEGAVTRRRRRRFALAACVLAFGAVVWTAGHQADRSQPEDASEIARALDDLDARLDALLGGPAPRLTPDPGLYLVGDGGKLERLGESSVAPPSIVVLVHGLDDPGDIWADLLPALQGAGLHAAVFEYPNDQGVARSADFLRAQLRLLGCAGAGRVDLVCHSMGGLIALDALTRAPEHEPLSLPEVRRLVTVGTPMGGSPWARVRALAEVREHALRWLEGPGWDPRSLLGSLRDGLGEAGADLMPGSPFLESLRARALPEGVHLTVIAGRLTSEERTDTSWLASSWLARRLLGADEAERLADEARRAVESLGDGVVPLDSALGLGAPDTVLLEASHRGLVRRLPGEQRVRAALEGAAQPEPPAIPIILDRLRD, from the coding sequence CTGGCCCGAGTGGAGCGCTTCCATCACCACGACCATCGAGCGCAGCAACGAGTTCAGCACCAAACTCCGCGACCTCGCCGACCGTGCCGGCCCCATCCTCGACAAGGGCGAGGCCTTCCTCGACTCCGCCAAAGGCGCGATCGACGAGAACCGCCCGCGCATCGACCGCATCGTCGAGAACGTCGAATCCGTGACGGCGAAGGTCAACGACGAGTGGATCCCCCGCGGCACGCACCTGCTCGACAGGACCGCCGCGGGAGTGAACTGCTTCGTCGAGATTGGCGAGGAGGCGCACGCATTCGTCCGCGCCAATCGTCCCACGATCGACGGCATCCTCGCCGACTCGCGCCTCGCGGCGGACCAGATCAAGCTCGCCACGGTCGAGATCCGCTCGCAGCCGTGGCGCCTGCTGCACCGCCCGAGCACGAAGGAACTCGAAACGCAGCTGCTCTACGACTCGGCCCGCTCCTACGCCGCGGCGGTCAGCGACCTGCGTGCCGCGAGCCAGGCGCTCGACGCGCTGCTCGCCTCGACGCAGGCCCGCCCGACGGTCAGCGCCGCGGAGGCCGAGCAGATCGCCGGCTGGCGGGATCAACTCGTGCGGGCCTTCGCCCGGTACGCCGAGGCCGAGCAGCGGTTGTTCGAGCAGATGATGCAGAGGGCGCCGTGACACGCCGTCGTCGTCGCAGGTTTGCGCTGGCCGCGTGCGTGCTCGCGTTCGGCGCGGTGGTCTGGACGGCGGGTCACCAAGCCGATCGTTCACAGCCGGAAGACGCGAGCGAGATCGCCCGCGCCCTGGACGACCTCGACGCGAGGCTCGACGCCCTCCTCGGCGGGCCGGCGCCGCGCCTCACGCCCGACCCCGGCCTGTACCTCGTCGGCGACGGCGGCAAGCTCGAACGCCTGGGCGAGTCGAGCGTAGCCCCCCCCTCCATCGTCGTTCTCGTGCACGGCCTGGACGATCCCGGCGACATCTGGGCCGACCTCCTCCCCGCGCTGCAGGGCGCGGGCCTGCACGCCGCGGTCTTCGAGTATCCCAACGATCAGGGCGTCGCGCGATCCGCGGACTTCCTGCGAGCGCAACTCCGCCTGCTCGGCTGCGCGGGCGCGGGGCGAGTCGATCTCGTCTGCCATTCGATGGGGGGGCTGATCGCGCTCGACGCCCTCACCCGCGCGCCCGAGCACGAGCCGCTCTCCTTGCCCGAAGTCCGGCGGCTCGTCACGGTCGGCACGCCGATGGGCGGCTCGCCGTGGGCGCGGGTTCGCGCGCTCGCCGAGGTGCGCGAGCACGCCCTGCGCTGGCTCGAAGGCCCCGGCTGGGATCCGCGCTCGCTGCTCGGCTCGCTTCGAGACGGGCTCGGCGAGGCCGGAGCGGACCTCATGCCCGGTTCGCCGTTCCTTGAGTCGCTGCGCGCCCGCGCGCTCCCGGAGGGCGTGCACCTCACGGTCATCGCGGGTCGTCTCACGTCCGAGGAGCGCACCGACACCTCGTGGCTCGCCTCATCATGGCTTGCGCGCCGGCTGCTGGGCGCGGACGAAGCGGAGCGACTTGCAGACGAGGCGCGCCGCGCCGTTGAATCGCTCGGAGACGGTGTCGTGCCGCTCGACTCCGCCCTCGGGCTGGGTGCGCCGGACACCGTGCTGCTCGAAGCCTCGCACCGCGGGCTGGTTCGGCGTCTCCCGGGCGAGCAGCGTGTGCGGGCCGCCCTCGAGGGCGCGGCCCAGCCCGAGCCGCCCGCCATCCCGATCATCCTCGACCGCCTGCGCGACTGA
- a CDS encoding aspartate aminotransferase family protein, whose product MTEPTRSESLYRRAVRVLPGGVSRNAVLRRPHPAYAAFGEGCRLTDAEGVRRLDFANNMASLIHGHAHPAIVRAVGEQVRRGTAFTLATEVEVEFAEHMVGRSKAFEMIRFVNSGTEAVMCCIKAARAFTGRPMIAKVEGAYHGLYDYAEVSQTATPADWGDPDRPASVPVCAGTPASALAEVVVLPFNDPSRAVALLDRHAERIACVLLDPMPHRVGLVPATEAFVDPLRRWTRANGALLVFDEVITFRCGYGGAQERYETRPDLTALGKIIGGGFPIGAIAGRREVMEVLDPLRTPVRFPHSGTFSANPVSMSAGLAAMRLFDHAEVGRLNRLGDLARERIAGLITEAGVSACVTGGGSMFRIHMKPGQPMDYRAAYPSAREAEAAAALVNALFRDGIMLIGTCTGTLSTPMTEREIDALCDALRPALRAVAPLLDAPHATARGG is encoded by the coding sequence ATGACCGAGCCGACGCGGAGCGAGTCGCTGTACCGGCGCGCGGTGCGCGTGCTGCCGGGGGGGGTAAGCCGCAACGCGGTGCTCCGCCGCCCGCACCCGGCATACGCGGCCTTCGGCGAAGGATGCCGCCTGACGGACGCGGAGGGCGTGCGCCGCCTGGACTTCGCCAACAACATGGCCTCGCTCATCCACGGGCACGCGCACCCCGCGATCGTGCGCGCGGTCGGAGAACAGGTGCGGCGCGGCACGGCCTTCACACTGGCGACCGAGGTCGAGGTCGAGTTCGCCGAGCACATGGTCGGACGTTCGAAGGCCTTCGAGATGATCCGGTTCGTGAACTCGGGGACCGAGGCGGTCATGTGCTGCATCAAGGCGGCCCGCGCGTTCACGGGTCGGCCGATGATCGCCAAGGTCGAGGGGGCGTACCACGGGCTGTACGACTACGCCGAGGTGAGCCAGACCGCCACGCCGGCGGACTGGGGCGACCCCGACCGCCCGGCGAGCGTGCCGGTGTGCGCGGGCACGCCCGCCTCCGCGCTCGCGGAGGTCGTGGTGCTGCCGTTCAACGATCCCTCGCGCGCCGTCGCGCTGCTGGACCGGCACGCGGAGCGGATCGCGTGCGTGCTGCTGGACCCGATGCCCCACCGCGTGGGGCTTGTCCCGGCGACAGAGGCGTTCGTCGACCCCCTCCGCCGCTGGACGCGGGCCAACGGCGCTCTGCTCGTGTTCGACGAGGTCATCACCTTCCGGTGCGGCTACGGCGGGGCGCAGGAGCGCTACGAGACCCGCCCGGATCTGACCGCGCTGGGCAAGATCATCGGCGGCGGATTCCCGATCGGCGCGATCGCCGGCAGGCGCGAGGTCATGGAAGTCCTCGACCCGCTGCGCACGCCCGTGCGCTTCCCGCACTCGGGCACCTTCTCCGCGAATCCCGTGTCGATGAGCGCCGGGCTGGCTGCGATGCGCCTCTTCGACCACGCCGAGGTCGGACGTCTCAACCGGCTCGGCGACCTGGCCCGCGAGCGCATCGCAGGGCTGATCACCGAGGCAGGCGTGTCGGCGTGCGTCACCGGCGGCGGCTCGATGTTCCGCATCCACATGAAGCCCGGGCAGCCGATGGACTACCGGGCGGCGTACCCGTCGGCCCGCGAGGCCGAGGCCGCCGCCGCGCTGGTGAACGCGCTCTTCCGCGACGGGATCATGCTCATCGGCACCTGCACCGGAACGCTCTCGACGCCGATGACCGAACGCGAGATCGACGCGCTGTGCGACGCGCTGCGCCCAGCGCTGCGCGCCGTCGCTCCACTCCTGGACGCGCCGCACGCGACGGCGCGGGGAGGCTGA
- a CDS encoding 3-oxoacid CoA-transferase subunit B: MASLVALDIPDGTCVNLGIGIPELVAQRMPPGRELLIHTENGLLGVGPAPAPGEEDADLINAGKKPVTAIPGAAYFHHADSFAMIRGGHIGVCVLGAMQVSATGDLANWSTGEPGAIPAVGGAMDLVAGVGRVLVLMEHTTRRGEPKLVERCTLPLTGVGVVSRVYTNLAVVDVAARGLVVRRLAPGVSIEAVRACTGAPLIDGRGEREADP; the protein is encoded by the coding sequence ATGGCTTCGCTCGTCGCCCTGGACATCCCGGACGGCACGTGCGTGAACCTCGGGATCGGCATCCCGGAACTGGTGGCGCAGCGCATGCCCCCGGGGCGCGAACTGCTGATCCACACCGAGAACGGGCTGCTCGGCGTCGGTCCCGCCCCCGCGCCGGGCGAGGAGGACGCCGACCTCATCAACGCCGGAAAGAAGCCGGTGACGGCGATCCCCGGCGCGGCGTACTTCCACCACGCCGACAGTTTCGCCATGATCAGGGGGGGGCACATCGGCGTGTGCGTCCTCGGCGCGATGCAGGTCTCGGCGACGGGCGACCTGGCGAACTGGTCCACCGGCGAGCCGGGCGCCATCCCCGCGGTCGGCGGCGCGATGGACCTCGTCGCGGGCGTGGGGCGCGTCCTCGTGCTGATGGAGCACACCACACGGCGCGGCGAGCCGAAACTGGTCGAGCGGTGCACGCTCCCGCTCACGGGCGTGGGCGTCGTGAGCCGCGTGTACACGAATCTCGCGGTGGTGGATGTCGCGGCTCGGGGGCTGGTCGTGCGAAGGCTCGCGCCGGGCGTGAGCATCGAGGCCGTGCGCGCGTGCACCGGCGCGCCGCTCATCGACGGACGCGGGGAAAGGGAGGCGGACCCATGA